In a genomic window of Streptomyces noursei ATCC 11455:
- a CDS encoding transposase family protein yields MAGPLSWNITTGLDTEQLDGLVARVHQELVQDPDPPVMPGRMWALGLYKSVVLVLFLLRQNPVQEVAAELFGISQATVSRRWTALLPMVEKVLATHVPDPTEASAGRIVLVDGTLVTTWDWSSEGTTMFSGKHRDTGFNLQIAATLAGDLLAVSAPVPGSRHDMHAWRQSHFPEAFAEREGIGDLGYAGSRLFTPRRKPPGQERSAGDKRANRSVNTLRAAVERAIAHLKNWKILATRYRGPLTRFPDIVKTVTALTFYTRGW; encoded by the coding sequence ATGGCAGGGCCGTTGAGCTGGAACATTACGACAGGACTGGACACCGAGCAACTTGACGGGCTGGTCGCACGAGTTCACCAAGAGCTCGTGCAGGATCCGGACCCACCGGTGATGCCGGGGCGGATGTGGGCGCTGGGCCTGTACAAGTCGGTGGTGCTGGTGCTGTTCCTGCTGCGGCAGAACCCAGTCCAGGAGGTGGCCGCCGAGCTGTTCGGGATCTCCCAGGCCACCGTCTCCAGGCGATGGACGGCCCTGCTGCCGATGGTGGAGAAGGTCCTGGCCACGCACGTTCCCGATCCCACCGAGGCCTCTGCCGGCCGGATCGTACTCGTGGATGGCACCTTGGTCACGACGTGGGACTGGTCCAGCGAGGGCACCACGATGTTCTCCGGCAAGCACCGCGACACCGGCTTCAACCTGCAGATCGCCGCCACTCTCGCCGGCGACCTGCTCGCGGTCTCCGCGCCGGTGCCCGGCAGCCGGCACGACATGCACGCCTGGCGCCAGTCCCACTTCCCCGAGGCATTCGCCGAACGCGAGGGCATAGGCGACCTGGGCTACGCCGGCTCCCGACTGTTCACCCCCAGGCGCAAGCCGCCCGGCCAGGAACGATCCGCCGGAGACAAGAGAGCCAACCGCTCCGTCAACACGCTCCGAGCCGCAGTCGAACGGGCCATCGCGCACCTGAAGAACTGGAAGATTCTCGCCACCCGCTACCGCGGCCCCCTCACCCGCTTCCCCGACATCGTCAAGACCGTCACCGCCCTCACCTTCTACACAAGAGGCTGGTGA
- a CDS encoding transposase family protein → MEKVLNSHVPDSTEVSRGRIVLIDGTLIRTWDWAREGTSMFSGKHRDTGFNLQIAATFAGDLLAVSEPVPGSRHDTHAWRQSTFPEAFAARENIGDLGHVGTSLLTGQRKPPGRERSVGDKVANQSINTLRAAVERAIAHLKDWKILATRYRGPLTRFPNIVRTITALTFYKKGW, encoded by the coding sequence GTGGAGAAGGTCCTGAACAGTCATGTTCCCGACTCGACCGAGGTCTCGCGGGGGCGGATCGTACTCATCGATGGCACCCTGATTCGTACCTGGGACTGGGCGAGGGAGGGCACCTCGATGTTCTCTGGCAAGCACCGCGACACCGGCTTCAACCTGCAGATCGCCGCCACATTTGCCGGGGACCTGCTCGCAGTGTCCGAGCCCGTGCCCGGAAGCCGGCACGATACCCATGCCTGGCGACAGTCAACTTTCCCCGAGGCGTTCGCCGCCCGTGAGAACATCGGCGACCTCGGCCACGTCGGGACCAGCCTGCTCACAGGCCAACGCAAGCCGCCCGGCCGCGAACGCTCCGTGGGAGACAAGGTGGCCAACCAGTCCATCAACACCCTCCGCGCTGCAGTCGAACGCGCGATTGCACACCTGAAGGACTGGAAGATCCTCGCCACCCGCTACCGCGGCCCCCTCACCCGCTTCCCCAACATCGTCCGCACCATCACCGCCCTCACCTTCTACAAGAAGGGCTGGTGA
- a CDS encoding bestrophin-like domain, producing the protein MLEPVLIVLASCALAWGALLLIQKVWPPTQRAPHNDVLGFVYAVVGVLYAMVLAFMVIVVWENTGAAQQTVYAEMVALRQVHDLAAALPAGQGAGVIAEERAYVESVITHEWPHIDHGVDPKTEQHAANLRTAMLRINPGTDPQQQAIYTHLLDRQHDWLLSRRERIERAGEGIKPAFWWFMVIGAVLTIGYIYLFGLTRTWPHLITTLIPTIMIVGMLVLIWDASKPFHGMISISPEPFKTMLTSWQ; encoded by the coding sequence ATGCTGGAACCCGTGCTGATAGTGCTAGCGTCCTGCGCCCTGGCATGGGGTGCGTTACTGCTTATTCAAAAGGTATGGCCGCCTACACAGCGAGCACCACATAATGACGTGCTCGGGTTTGTCTACGCGGTGGTGGGCGTGCTCTACGCCATGGTTCTCGCGTTCATGGTGATCGTCGTCTGGGAAAATACTGGGGCAGCACAGCAGACCGTGTACGCCGAGATGGTGGCACTACGTCAAGTCCACGACCTCGCCGCCGCGCTGCCTGCGGGCCAAGGGGCCGGGGTCATCGCCGAGGAGAGAGCATATGTCGAGTCAGTCATTACCCATGAGTGGCCACACATAGACCATGGCGTCGATCCCAAAACTGAGCAGCACGCCGCTAACTTGCGGACCGCGATGCTACGCATCAACCCAGGAACTGATCCCCAACAGCAGGCGATCTACACGCATTTGCTAGATCGACAGCACGATTGGCTGCTATCCCGCCGAGAACGGATTGAACGAGCCGGAGAGGGAATCAAGCCAGCCTTCTGGTGGTTCATGGTCATCGGCGCAGTTCTGACCATCGGCTACATCTACCTTTTCGGACTCACCCGGACATGGCCACACCTCATCACAACGCTGATCCCGACGATAATGATCGTGGGAATGCTGGTGCTGATCTGGGACGCCTCCAAGCCCTTCCACGGCATGATCTCCATCAGCCCAGAACCATTCAAGACTATGCTCACAAGCTGGCAATGA
- a CDS encoding ISAs1 family transposase, whose protein sequence is MDGKTVRGARCTNGTQVHLLAAMTGTGLVTAQREVGSKTNEITVFQPMLTELDLTDTVVTFDALHSQQAHARFLVEEKNAHYIAVIKGNQPLLHQQMKQLPWRDVPLLGKTRATAHGRDEIRRVKTATVTRGLAFPHSAQAVQIVRRRRTVTTGKVTLERVYAVTDLTAEQAGAPEIAHRVREHWGIENKIHHLRDTAFAEDASRVRTGTAPRAMAALRNLAIGALRLTGCDNIAASLRTHSRDATRPLTTLGIT, encoded by the coding sequence GTGGACGGCAAGACAGTCCGCGGCGCCCGCTGCACCAACGGCACCCAGGTCCACCTGCTCGCCGCGATGACCGGAACCGGCCTGGTCACCGCCCAGCGCGAGGTCGGCTCCAAGACCAACGAGATCACCGTCTTCCAGCCGATGCTCACCGAGCTCGACCTGACCGACACCGTGGTCACCTTCGACGCCCTGCACTCCCAGCAGGCCCACGCCCGCTTCCTGGTGGAGGAGAAGAACGCCCACTACATCGCCGTGATCAAGGGGAACCAGCCGCTGCTGCACCAGCAGATGAAGCAACTGCCCTGGCGAGACGTCCCGCTGCTGGGCAAGACCCGCGCCACCGCACACGGCCGGGACGAGATCCGCCGCGTCAAGACCGCCACCGTCACCCGCGGCCTCGCCTTCCCCCACTCCGCCCAAGCCGTGCAGATCGTACGTCGCCGCCGGACAGTCACCACCGGCAAGGTCACCCTGGAGCGCGTCTACGCAGTCACCGACCTCACCGCCGAGCAGGCTGGCGCTCCCGAGATCGCACACCGCGTGCGCGAACACTGGGGCATCGAGAACAAGATCCATCACCTCCGCGACACCGCCTTCGCCGAGGACGCCTCGCGCGTACGGACCGGCACCGCCCCCCGGGCCATGGCAGCCCTACGCAACCTGGCCATCGGCGCACTCCGCCTCACCGGATGTGACAACATCGCCGCCAGCCTGCGCACGCACAGCCGAGACGCCACACGGCCGCTGACCACCCTCGGCATCACGTGA
- a CDS encoding transposase family protein, with protein MPVRSSSLIPVGLGQLAGARPSDPGEHPHLLGCLVTVPDPRRAKGRRHPLCFVLALAACAVLAGAKSLTAIAEWAADAPAAVLTVLGGPTREPTGPAAPAEATVRRVLQRVDGDALDAAVGAWLAARDPGPHPPARTRPIGPAAHWPWTARQSAAPAAPTAPRSTCSPR; from the coding sequence GTGCCTGTCCGCTCATCATCGCTCATCCCAGTCGGCCTGGGCCAACTCGCCGGCGCTCGCCCCTCCGACCCTGGGGAACACCCGCATCTGCTGGGCTGCCTCGTGACGGTGCCCGATCCGCGCCGGGCCAAGGGCCGCCGTCATCCCCTCTGCTTCGTCCTTGCGCTCGCCGCGTGTGCGGTGCTGGCCGGCGCGAAATCGCTGACGGCGATCGCTGAATGGGCGGCCGACGCACCGGCCGCCGTGCTCACCGTGCTCGGCGGCCCAACCCGCGAACCCACCGGCCCTGCCGCCCCTGCCGAGGCCACCGTGCGCCGAGTCCTGCAGCGCGTTGACGGCGACGCCCTCGATGCGGCAGTCGGCGCCTGGCTCGCCGCCCGCGACCCAGGCCCCCATCCGCCGGCCAGAACGCGGCCCATCGGCCCCGCCGCTCACTGGCCGTGGACGGCAAGACAGTCCGCGGCGCCCGCTGCACCAACGGCACCCAGGTCCACCTGCTCGCCGCGATGA